A part of Stigmatella erecta genomic DNA contains:
- a CDS encoding DUF2293 domain-containing protein codes for MPDSLTVAPTPDPRRVRAPDGSLLTPPAGWALLPPGDAGLTRRVKAAGPSWTVVEKVGRKLFSRGVWAPEAHILAARAGLEAERATPAYAKRRASDVARREREQAEYEVEFANAVLRFLRFSPAFAALGKRLAVAVTAHAIPVGSGTVARTERIPLERRAEAAVIAWLRHQTTAYDGMRIARVKGARREVRRELAEVSRALLDVHRRDVPHAPPSCTLCTAVEHPPRPR; via the coding sequence ATGCCTGACTCCCTGACGGTTGCCCCCACCCCGGACCCGCGCCGCGTGCGCGCCCCCGATGGTTCCCTGCTCACCCCCCCCGCCGGCTGGGCCCTGCTGCCCCCCGGGGACGCGGGCCTCACGCGCCGCGTGAAGGCCGCCGGCCCCAGCTGGACGGTGGTGGAGAAGGTGGGCCGCAAGCTCTTCTCGCGCGGGGTGTGGGCCCCCGAGGCCCACATCCTGGCGGCCCGCGCCGGGCTGGAGGCCGAGCGCGCCACCCCCGCCTACGCCAAGCGCCGCGCCTCGGACGTGGCCCGCCGCGAGCGCGAGCAGGCCGAGTACGAGGTGGAGTTCGCCAACGCCGTGCTGCGCTTCCTGCGCTTTTCGCCCGCCTTCGCCGCGCTGGGCAAGCGCCTGGCCGTGGCGGTGACGGCCCACGCCATTCCCGTGGGCAGCGGCACCGTGGCGCGCACCGAGCGCATTCCCCTGGAGCGCCGGGCCGAGGCCGCCGTCATCGCCTGGCTGCGCCACCAGACGACGGCGTACGACGGCATGCGCATCGCCCGGGTGAAGGGCGCCCGCCGCGAGGTGCGCCGCGAGCTGGCCGAGGTGTCCCGCGCCCTGCTCGACGTGCACCGCCGGGACGTGCCGCACGCCCCGCCCTCCTGCACCCTGTGCACCGCCGTGGAGCACCCCCCCCGGCCCCGGTGA
- a CDS encoding alpha/beta fold hydrolase encodes MTALSTLSLPLPSLRMQALEAGPPDGPLVLLLHGFPESSESWREVLPILGQAGFRAVAPDLRGYGGTDRPKSGYDIDTLARDIQQLARHLQPDRPAHVVGHDWGGAIAFHLAAWHPGSVDRLAVVNAPHMEAMVRNLTNPVQLLRSSYMFYFQLPWLPERQLSRKGGAAVARLIRRSLVDPSRVSEERLARFAANFSRPEAAGAALAYYRKALIGLLLQRWPRRTPRIRAPFRLIWGKEDKALGLELTKGLDPWFEQPIQVDYLPGVGHFAPLEAPEQVAALVREHLTVSPGAAAPR; translated from the coding sequence ATGACCGCCCTTTCCACGCTCTCGTTGCCGTTGCCGTCGCTTCGCATGCAGGCCCTGGAAGCCGGGCCCCCGGATGGACCCCTCGTGCTGCTGCTGCACGGCTTTCCCGAGTCCTCGGAGAGCTGGCGCGAGGTGCTGCCCATCCTGGGCCAGGCGGGTTTCCGGGCGGTGGCCCCGGACCTGCGGGGCTACGGCGGCACCGACCGGCCGAAGTCCGGGTATGACATCGACACGCTGGCGCGCGACATCCAGCAGCTGGCGCGCCACCTTCAGCCGGACCGGCCCGCGCACGTGGTGGGGCACGACTGGGGCGGCGCCATCGCCTTCCACCTGGCCGCCTGGCACCCCGGCTCCGTGGACCGGCTGGCCGTCGTCAACGCGCCCCACATGGAGGCCATGGTCCGCAACCTGACGAACCCGGTGCAGCTGCTGCGCTCCTCGTACATGTTCTACTTCCAGCTGCCGTGGCTCCCGGAGCGCCAGCTGTCCCGGAAGGGGGGCGCCGCCGTGGCCCGGCTCATCCGCCGCTCCCTGGTGGACCCCTCGCGCGTGTCCGAGGAGCGCCTGGCGCGCTTCGCCGCGAACTTCTCCCGGCCGGAGGCGGCGGGCGCGGCGCTGGCGTACTACCGCAAGGCCCTGATTGGCCTGCTCCTCCAGCGCTGGCCCCGGCGCACCCCGCGCATCCGCGCCCCCTTCCGGCTCATCTGGGGCAAGGAGGACAAGGCCCTGGGCCTCGAGCTGACGAAGGGGCTCGACCCCTGGTTCGAGCAGCCCATCCAGGTGGACTACCTGCCCGGGGTGGGGCACTTCGCGCCCCTGGAGGCCCCCGAGCAGGTGGCGGCGCTCGTGCGCGAGCACCTGACCGTCAGTCCCGGAGCGGCAGCTCCACGGTGA
- a CDS encoding rhomboid family intramembrane serine protease yields the protein MFPISDDNPTLRTPVMTYGLLGVIIAAWALVQGAGFNTVALASSVCNWGMVPGELSGRAPLGFEVPLGDGLACVVDREPFNWLTPLTSMFLHGGWGHILGNCLFFWVFGNNVEDSMGRARFVVFYLVCGLVAAGAHVLVDPTSPVPTVGASGAISGVLGAYLVLYPRVRVKLLVPLFIFLTFISLPAWVVLIYWFVLQVITGLPQLMTLRPEVSGGVAVWAHIGGFVAGMVLIKLFENRSYTDRRTSWRHRLHPDHP from the coding sequence ATGTTTCCCATCAGTGACGACAACCCGACCCTTCGCACCCCGGTGATGACGTATGGCCTGCTGGGAGTCATCATCGCCGCCTGGGCGCTGGTTCAGGGCGCGGGCTTCAACACCGTCGCCCTGGCCTCGAGCGTATGCAACTGGGGCATGGTGCCCGGCGAGCTGAGCGGCCGGGCCCCTCTGGGCTTCGAGGTGCCGCTGGGCGATGGGCTCGCGTGCGTGGTGGACCGGGAGCCGTTCAACTGGCTCACCCCGCTCACCTCCATGTTCCTGCACGGGGGCTGGGGCCACATCCTCGGCAACTGCCTGTTCTTCTGGGTCTTCGGCAACAACGTCGAGGACAGCATGGGGCGGGCGCGCTTCGTCGTGTTCTACCTGGTGTGCGGGCTGGTGGCCGCCGGGGCCCACGTGCTGGTGGACCCCACATCCCCGGTGCCCACGGTGGGCGCCTCGGGGGCCATCTCGGGCGTGCTCGGCGCGTACCTGGTGCTCTACCCGCGCGTGCGGGTGAAGCTGCTCGTGCCCCTGTTCATCTTCCTCACCTTCATCTCGCTGCCCGCCTGGGTGGTGCTCATCTACTGGTTCGTCCTCCAGGTCATCACCGGCCTGCCCCAGCTCATGACACTGCGGCCGGAGGTGTCCGGGGGCGTGGCCGTGTGGGCCCACATCGGCGGCTTCGTGGCCGGCATGGTGCTCATCAAGCTGTTCGAGAACCGGAGCTACACGGACCGGCGCACCTCGTGGCGCCACCGGCTGCACCCGGACCACCCCTGA
- the rnz gene encoding ribonuclease Z has protein sequence MSLLRLTFLGTSAAQPTLHRNLSGLTVKADSDLLLFDCGEGSQRQMVRFGTGFTVEAAFFTHFHADHYLGIIGFLRTLGMMGREHPLRLYGPPPARRLLHQAVHLGVDALAFPVEIHELKDGDSVRRDGYTVHAVGVDHRINALGYVLAEDSRPGRFNLAQARARGVPEGPSFGKLQRGEAVTLADGTTVRPEDVVGPSRPGRRLVISGDTRPCASLINAAKDADLLVHESTFSDDEQERALETRHSTAREAARVAREAGVRRLILTHLSSRHDTDPSKLLGQAREEFSGPVEVAHDGLTVELPLRD, from the coding sequence ATGTCCCTCCTCAGGCTCACCTTCCTTGGCACCTCGGCCGCGCAGCCCACGCTGCACCGCAACCTCTCGGGGCTCACGGTGAAGGCGGATTCGGATCTGCTGCTGTTCGACTGCGGCGAGGGCAGCCAGCGGCAGATGGTGCGCTTTGGCACCGGCTTCACCGTGGAGGCCGCCTTCTTCACGCACTTCCACGCCGACCACTACCTGGGCATCATCGGCTTTCTGCGCACGCTGGGCATGATGGGCCGCGAGCACCCCTTGCGGCTGTACGGCCCGCCCCCGGCGCGGCGGCTCTTGCACCAGGCGGTGCACCTGGGCGTGGACGCTCTGGCCTTCCCGGTGGAGATCCACGAGCTGAAGGACGGGGACTCGGTGCGCCGCGACGGCTACACCGTGCACGCGGTGGGCGTGGATCACCGCATCAACGCCCTAGGGTACGTGCTGGCGGAGGACAGCCGGCCGGGGCGCTTCAACCTGGCGCAGGCGCGCGCGCGGGGCGTGCCCGAGGGGCCGAGCTTCGGCAAGCTCCAGCGCGGCGAGGCGGTGACGCTGGCCGATGGCACCACCGTGCGGCCCGAGGACGTGGTGGGCCCCTCGCGGCCCGGGCGGCGGCTGGTCATCTCCGGGGACACGCGCCCCTGCGCCTCGTTGATCAACGCCGCGAAGGACGCGGACCTGCTGGTGCACGAGTCCACCTTCAGCGACGATGAGCAGGAGCGGGCGCTGGAGACGCGGCACTCCACGGCGCGCGAGGCGGCGCGGGTGGCGCGCGAGGCGGGCGTGCGGCGCCTCATCCTCACGCACCTGTCCAGCCGCCACGACACCGACCCCTCGAAGCTCCTGGGCCAGGCCCGGGAGGAGTTCTCGGGGCCGGTGGAGGTGGCCCACGACGGGCTCACCGTGGAGCTGCCGCTCCGGGACTGA
- a CDS encoding amidohydrolase encodes MRRVRCSLVAVLLVASAAGCARRAAEPSTAASPVTVYTAQTVRTQDPEKPRAEAFAVRDGKVLAVGSRQEVLAAAGAGARVVDLGGATVVPGLTDAHGHLASLGRALATVRLEETRSRAEVLERLKAAPPSAFQGDWLVGSGWDQNDWPEKAFPDRTELDARWGSTPVALGRVDGHALWVNGEALRRARITRDTKDPAGGRILRGPGGEPTGVLVDNAMDLIHAVMPPPTDAQLEAQLGAALARCAEGGMTGVHDAGMDLRTFRLLQRWDAGGRLPLRVYAMADGQGAEHEAYLAQGPFQGDRLTMRAVKLSADGALGSRGAALHAPYSDEAGHRGLLLLTPDQYEARVRAFTARGFQVATHAIGDRANTLVLDTLLKVVGPEAVRTGRHRVEHAQVMRLEDIRTLGAHGFIASVQPTHATSDMPWAEVRVGPERIQGAYAWQRLKEAGATLALGSDFPVERPDMLAGLYAARTRQDAAGHPPGGWFPAQCLSGEEALEGFTRGAAFAAFAEGARGQLKPGMDADFVALSVDPVDGAAEALLTAQVRLTVVAGTEVYRAP; translated from the coding sequence ATGCGACGTGTCCGGTGTTCCCTGGTGGCGGTGCTCCTCGTGGCCAGCGCGGCCGGCTGTGCCCGGCGCGCCGCCGAACCCTCCACCGCGGCCTCCCCCGTGACGGTGTACACCGCCCAGACGGTGCGCACGCAGGACCCGGAGAAGCCCCGGGCCGAGGCCTTCGCCGTCCGGGACGGCAAGGTGCTGGCGGTGGGCAGCCGGCAGGAGGTGCTCGCCGCCGCGGGCGCCGGCGCCCGGGTGGTGGACCTGGGCGGGGCCACGGTGGTGCCGGGCCTCACCGACGCGCACGGCCACCTGGCGTCGCTCGGGCGGGCCCTGGCCACGGTGCGGCTGGAGGAGACGCGCTCGCGCGCGGAAGTCCTGGAGCGCCTGAAGGCCGCCCCTCCTTCCGCCTTCCAGGGGGACTGGCTCGTCGGCAGCGGGTGGGACCAGAACGACTGGCCGGAGAAGGCCTTCCCGGACCGCACGGAGCTGGACGCGCGCTGGGGCTCCACCCCGGTGGCGCTGGGCCGCGTGGATGGCCATGCGCTGTGGGTGAACGGCGAGGCGCTGCGGCGCGCGCGCATCACCCGGGACACGAAGGATCCGGCGGGCGGCCGCATCCTGCGCGGCCCGGGCGGAGAGCCCACGGGGGTGCTCGTGGACAACGCCATGGACCTCATTCACGCGGTGATGCCGCCGCCCACGGACGCGCAGCTCGAGGCCCAGCTCGGGGCGGCGCTCGCCCGCTGCGCCGAAGGGGGCATGACGGGCGTTCACGACGCGGGCATGGACCTGCGCACCTTCCGCCTGCTCCAGCGCTGGGATGCCGGGGGGAGGCTGCCCCTGCGCGTCTACGCGATGGCGGACGGCCAGGGCGCGGAGCATGAGGCCTACCTCGCCCAGGGCCCCTTCCAGGGGGACCGGCTGACGATGCGCGCGGTGAAGCTCTCCGCGGACGGCGCCCTGGGCAGCCGGGGCGCGGCGCTGCATGCGCCCTACAGCGACGAGGCGGGCCACCGGGGCCTGCTCCTGCTCACCCCGGACCAGTACGAGGCGCGGGTGCGGGCCTTCACCGCGCGGGGCTTCCAGGTGGCCACCCACGCCATCGGCGACCGGGCCAACACGCTCGTGCTCGACACCCTCTTGAAGGTGGTGGGCCCCGAGGCCGTGCGGACGGGCCGGCACCGCGTGGAGCACGCCCAGGTGATGCGCCTGGAGGACATCCGCACGCTGGGGGCCCACGGCTTCATCGCCAGCGTGCAGCCCACCCACGCCACCAGCGACATGCCCTGGGCGGAGGTGCGCGTGGGGCCCGAGCGCATCCAGGGTGCCTACGCGTGGCAGCGGCTCAAGGAAGCGGGGGCCACGCTGGCGCTCGGCAGCGACTTCCCCGTGGAGCGGCCGGACATGCTCGCGGGGCTCTATGCCGCGCGCACCCGGCAGGACGCCGCCGGGCACCCGCCGGGGGGCTGGTTTCCCGCGCAGTGCCTCAGTGGAGAGGAAGCGCTGGAGGGCTTCACCCGGGGCGCGGCCTTCGCCGCGTTCGCGGAAGGCGCCCGGGGACAGCTGAAGCCGGGCATGGACGCGGACTTCGTCGCGCTGTCCGTGGATCCGGTGGATGGCGCGGCCGAGGCCCTGCTCACCGCCCAGGTGCGCCTCACGGTGGTGGCGGGGACCGAGGTGTACCGGGCCCCCTGA